A genomic window from Brassica oleracea var. oleracea cultivar TO1000 chromosome C8, BOL, whole genome shotgun sequence includes:
- the LOC106307634 gene encoding protein indeterminate-domain 6, chloroplastic-like: MSSSYNNTISSSSTQSFLLPSAATGSNNFNREETAMTMIQQPNSVAPPPPPKKRRNQPGNSYPDAEVIALSPKTIMATNRFLCEVCNKGFQREQNLQLHRRGHNLPWKLKQKSNKEVRRKVYICPEPTCVHHDPSRALGDLTGIKKHYYRKHGEKKWNCEKCSKRYAVQSDWKAHSKICGTKEYRCDCGTIFSRRDSYITHRAFCDALIQESARNPTVSFTAMAAASGGGGRHGFYGGASSALSHNHFGNNSNTGFTPLAAGYNLNRSSSEKFEDFIPQPTNPYHGPNNFLMQCSSNQGLLAHNDQSLLNQHGMISLGDTINNNNNNLFNLGNFQHNIKNSDQISVPSLFADGAENNHPSALLRGLTSSSSSSAVVNEFGDNENGNLHGLMNSLATTTDQQGRSGSSIFDLHFGNNLSMGGSDRLTLDFLGVNGRVMSNVNGRGGRNPVPLDTEMKFSQPNHPFERA; this comes from the exons ATGTCTTCATCGTACAACAACACAATTTCATCATCCTCCACTCAGTCTTTCCTCCTCCCCAGCGCCGCCACCGGATCAAACAACTTTAACCGTGAAGAGACGGCGATGACGATGATCCAACAACCCAACTCCGTTGCTCCACCACCACCACCCAAAAAACGAAGAAACCAACCTGGAAACTCAT ATCCAGATGCTGAAGTGATAGCGTTATCTCCAAAGACGATCATGGCAACAAATAGGTTCCTATGTGAAGTGTGCAACAAAGGATTTCAAAGAGAACAGAATCTACAGCTTCACCGGAGAGGACACAACCTTCCATGGAAGCTGAAACAAAAGTCGAACAAAGAAGTGAGGAGGAAGGTGTATATTTGTCCGGAGCCCACGTGCGTCCACCATGACCCGTCACGTGCTCTTGGAGACCTCACCGGAATAAAGAAGCATTATTACCGGAAACACGGTGAGAAGAAGTGGAATTGCGAGAAATGCTCTAAGCGTTACGCTGTTCAATCTGATTGGAAAGCTCATTCTAAAATTTGTGGTACCAAAGAGTATCGATGTGACTGTGGTACCATCTTCTCTAG AAGAGACAGTTACATTACACACAGGGCATTCTGTGATGCATTAATACAAGAGTCAGCAAGAAACCCTACCGTGAGCTTCACCGCAATGGCAGCCGCTAGTGGAGGTGGTGGCAGACATGGCTTTTACGGCGGTGCTTCTTCCGCTCTCTCGCACAACCATTTCGGTAACAACTCAAACACTGGTTTTACCCCTCTAGCGGCAGGTTACAATCTGAACCGTTCATCTTCCGAAAAGTTTGAAGACTTCATTCCTCAGCCCACAAACCCTTATCATGGCCCAAACAATTTCCTCATGCAATGCTCTTCAAACCAAGGATTGTTGGCACACAATGATCAAAGTCTCTTGAACCAGCACGGTATGATCAGCCTTGGTGATACCATCAACAATAACAACAACAACTTGTTTAACCTCGGAAACTTTCAGCACAATATCAAGAACTCTGATCAGATAAGTGTTCCTTCACTTTTCGCTGATGGTGCTGAAAACAACCATCCTTCTGCTTTGCTAAGAGGGTTAACTTCTTCATCTTCGTCAAGTGCGGTAGTTAACGAATTTGGAGATAATGAGAATGGAAACCTTCATGGTTTAATGAACTCTCTAGCTACGACAACAGATCAACAAGGTCGATCTGGTAGCAGCATTTTCGACCTTCATTTCGGTAACAATCTTAGCATGGGAGGCTCTGATAGGTTGACTTTGGATTTTCTAGGCGTTAATGGAAGAGTTATGAGTAATGTAAATGGTCGTGGTGGTCGTAACCCAGTTCCTTTAGACACTGAGATGAAGTTTTCACAACCAAATCATCCATTTGAAAGAGCTTGA